A stretch of Myroides oncorhynchi DNA encodes these proteins:
- a CDS encoding carbonic anhydrase gives MNSFTKEILENTTPAQSLDLLLEGNNRFVNNLKFNRNFLHQLQETKDGQHPHAVILSCMDSRAPLEHVLDQGIGDIFSLRIAGNVLTDEVIGSMEYACNVVGSKLIMVLGHSRCGAVTGACNHTSLGKLDTILERIHPVVDKVKAKHAGEELVAADLVELVTIENVRTIVAELQKVSPSLTRLIEQEKIGVVGAYYDVVSGKVELIC, from the coding sequence ATGAATTCATTTACAAAAGAAATATTAGAAAACACAACACCTGCTCAAAGTTTAGATTTACTATTAGAGGGAAACAACCGCTTTGTAAATAACTTAAAGTTTAACCGCAACTTCCTACACCAGTTGCAAGAGACAAAAGATGGACAACATCCACACGCTGTGATTTTGAGCTGTATGGATAGTAGAGCCCCATTGGAGCACGTATTAGATCAAGGAATTGGAGATATATTTAGTTTGAGAATAGCCGGAAATGTGCTGACAGATGAAGTAATTGGAAGTATGGAATATGCGTGTAATGTAGTCGGTAGTAAGCTTATTATGGTATTAGGACATAGCAGATGTGGTGCGGTAACTGGTGCTTGTAATCACACAAGCTTAGGTAAGTTAGATACTATCTTAGAGCGCATCCATCCTGTGGTAGATAAAGTAAAAGCAAAACACGCTGGGGAAGAACTAGTAGCTGCAGATTTAGTAGAGTTAGTTACAATAGAGAATGTAAGAACAATCGTGGCTGAACTGCAAAAAGTGAGTCCTTCTTTAACTAGGTTAATTGAGCAAGAAAAGATT
- a CDS encoding SulP family inorganic anion transporter → MTNNMSMAALKRSVAPGLVVFLVALPLCLGIALASGAPPISGIISGIIGGIVVGVLSNSNISVSGPAAGLAAIILGAVTELGSFQLLLTAGVIAGVLQIVLGLLRSGTIANYFPSSVIEGMLAGIGLVILIKQLPLVFGVGALGDITSFGSVQKGTIIIAVISLVILLVWNKMKWTKKVSFLPAALIVVVVGILINQFWIATGSSLAIDQSRLVSIPLFESLSDITSILVFPDWTGFANPAVWMIGGTIAIVASIETLLCVEATDRLDPLKRHTNTNRELKVQGIGNILSSLLGGLPMTSVVVRSSANVNAGGLYKASAVIHGVFLLIAVISLPLVLNMIPLASLAAVLILVGYNLARPTIVMHFWHKGYTQFIPFIITFIMVVVTDLLVGVMVGMGISVLFLLIGNVRKAFSMQRSVKEEQLVYTLTLAEEVSFLNKTAIKNRLYQLPDDCHLAIDAKRMGYIHIDVLELIENFINVKAKEKNILITTTGFHKQIKVSKDQQNIILSHRKTI, encoded by the coding sequence ATGACAAATAATATGAGTATGGCAGCACTAAAGAGAAGTGTTGCCCCAGGCCTTGTGGTCTTTTTAGTCGCACTCCCACTGTGTTTAGGGATTGCGTTAGCATCGGGTGCCCCGCCTATTTCAGGGATTATATCAGGGATAATTGGAGGAATAGTAGTAGGGGTGTTAAGTAACTCAAATATAAGTGTAAGCGGTCCTGCAGCAGGATTGGCCGCGATTATCTTAGGCGCGGTAACAGAGCTTGGTTCATTCCAGCTTTTATTAACTGCTGGGGTCATTGCAGGAGTATTACAAATCGTTTTGGGACTATTGCGTTCAGGTACAATAGCGAATTACTTTCCATCGAGTGTAATCGAAGGGATGCTTGCAGGTATCGGATTAGTGATTTTAATTAAGCAGCTGCCATTAGTCTTTGGAGTAGGAGCATTAGGAGATATTACTTCTTTTGGTTCAGTTCAAAAAGGAACTATCATTATAGCTGTTATTTCCCTTGTGATATTACTTGTTTGGAATAAGATGAAGTGGACCAAGAAAGTCTCTTTCTTACCTGCTGCATTAATCGTAGTTGTAGTAGGTATTTTAATCAATCAGTTTTGGATAGCAACGGGAAGCTCATTAGCAATTGATCAATCAAGATTGGTATCTATACCTTTGTTTGAGAGTTTGTCTGATATTACGTCTATTTTGGTGTTTCCAGATTGGACAGGCTTTGCTAATCCAGCAGTATGGATGATAGGTGGTACGATAGCTATTGTAGCTTCTATTGAAACATTATTATGTGTGGAAGCGACAGATAGATTAGATCCATTAAAGCGTCATACCAATACCAATAGAGAGTTAAAAGTACAGGGGATTGGTAATATCCTTAGTTCACTATTAGGCGGACTGCCTATGACATCGGTAGTTGTGAGATCATCTGCTAATGTCAATGCAGGAGGACTATATAAAGCTTCTGCTGTAATCCATGGAGTATTTCTGTTAATCGCTGTTATCTCATTGCCTTTGGTGTTAAATATGATTCCATTGGCATCTTTAGCAGCAGTACTTATTTTGGTAGGGTATAACCTTGCTCGACCAACTATAGTTATGCACTTTTGGCATAAAGGTTACACACAGTTTATCCCATTTATCATCACATTTATTATGGTAGTAGTTACAGATTTATTAGTAGGAGTAATGGTAGGAATGGGTATCAGCGTTTTGTTTCTACTTATTGGTAATGTCCGAAAGGCCTTTTCTATGCAACGCTCTGTAAAAGAAGAGCAATTAGTATATACGTTGACTTTAGCAGAGGAAGTATCCTTTTTAAATAAGACAGCCATCAAGAATAGGTTATACCAATTGCCTGATGATTGCCACCTAGCCATTGATGCTAAGCGAATGGGGTATATCCACATTGATGTCTTAGAGTTGATTGAAAACTTTATTAACGTGAAGGCGAAAGAGAAAAATATATTAATTACAACCACGGGGTTCCACAAACAAATCAAGGTATCAAAAGACCAACAGAACATCATTTTATCACACAGAAAAACAATATAA
- a CDS encoding IS1380 family transposase: MNFDLSFTNKEITPWGGMVFLKQMLDKIGFKSQINSCESLPCQNSNRAHDIDVILESFMASVWCGANRFLHTEVIRHDKAFDKIFNWRTSPGQDVYKRYFSKFDASSNIETAKHFFQWFFENINLNYFTLDIDSTVITRYGKQQQGAKRGYNPSKKGRKSHHPIIAFVNDIRMVANFWLRSGDTSSANNFINFLEDTLSVFGNKKVGLIRLDSGFFQKDILDHLESKPMNYIIAAKFTHPVQRLVDSQTSWLNVDEGIQINDTFYQAKNWEKPRRVIIVRQKISKRPQAPGKTLSLFPEDEIHRNYRYSAYVTNLECGAYDVWKNYRARGDAENRIKELKQDFGAESFNLKDFYATEAALIFVMIAYNLMVLFRMFVLQEKTQKSLSTLRYRTFAIGAYFEKTNDTIKLKIALVKKRRKWFVGLWDYPLDLPLKLPNA; encoded by the coding sequence ATGAATTTTGATCTATCCTTTACAAACAAAGAGATTACACCATGGGGTGGAATGGTCTTTTTAAAGCAAATGTTAGATAAAATAGGCTTTAAATCTCAGATTAATTCTTGTGAAAGTCTTCCTTGTCAAAATTCTAATAGAGCACATGATATTGATGTGATTTTAGAGTCTTTTATGGCAAGTGTTTGGTGTGGTGCAAACCGCTTTTTACACACAGAAGTAATTAGACATGATAAAGCTTTTGATAAAATATTTAACTGGCGAACTTCACCAGGTCAAGATGTGTATAAACGTTATTTTTCTAAGTTCGATGCTAGTAGTAACATTGAAACTGCTAAGCACTTTTTTCAATGGTTTTTTGAAAACATCAACTTAAATTATTTTACCTTAGATATTGACTCTACTGTCATAACTCGTTATGGAAAACAGCAACAAGGAGCTAAAAGAGGGTATAATCCAAGTAAAAAAGGACGTAAATCTCATCACCCTATTATAGCTTTTGTAAATGATATTCGCATGGTAGCCAACTTTTGGTTGCGAAGTGGAGATACAAGTTCTGCCAACAACTTCATTAACTTCTTAGAGGATACTTTATCTGTTTTTGGGAATAAGAAAGTAGGTTTAATTCGATTAGACAGTGGTTTTTTTCAAAAGGATATTTTAGATCATTTAGAGTCTAAACCTATGAACTACATTATTGCTGCTAAGTTTACTCATCCTGTGCAAAGGCTAGTAGACAGTCAAACCTCTTGGCTAAATGTCGATGAAGGTATCCAAATAAATGACACCTTCTACCAAGCTAAAAATTGGGAAAAACCTAGAAGAGTTATCATTGTAAGACAGAAAATAAGTAAACGTCCACAAGCACCTGGAAAAACATTAAGTCTATTTCCAGAAGATGAAATACACAGAAATTACAGATACTCCGCCTATGTTACAAACTTGGAGTGTGGGGCCTATGATGTATGGAAAAACTATCGAGCAAGAGGCGACGCAGAGAATAGAATCAAAGAACTAAAACAAGACTTTGGAGCAGAATCTTTTAATCTAAAAGACTTCTATGCTACCGAAGCTGCTCTAATCTTTGTGATGATTGCTTATAATCTAATGGTACTGTTTAGAATGTTTGTTTTACAAGAAAAAACACAAAAATCACTTTCTACATTAAGATATAGAACCTTTGCTATTGGAGCTTATTTTGAGAAAACAAATGACACGATCAAGCTTAAAATAGCACTGGTCAAGAAACGACGAAAATGGTTCGTAGGTTTATGGGATTATCCTTTAGACCTACCTTTAAAGTTGCCTAATGCGTAA
- a CDS encoding PaaI family thioesterase — MAADRTRTFSWEDPIKALEEAKKLNGYDFLINVLEGNLPMAPIQKAISSRVVSVEKGQVIFQLKCEEFHYNPIENVHGGIISTVLDSAIGCSLLRTLEIGESFTSLDLKVNFLCKITADSPTLKT; from the coding sequence ATGGCTGCAGATAGAACACGTACCTTCTCTTGGGAGGACCCTATAAAAGCATTAGAAGAAGCCAAGAAGCTAAATGGATATGACTTTCTGATAAATGTACTAGAGGGGAATCTACCAATGGCTCCAATTCAAAAGGCCATATCATCACGAGTAGTCTCTGTGGAGAAAGGACAGGTAATATTCCAATTAAAATGCGAGGAGTTTCATTATAATCCTATCGAGAATGTACATGGCGGGATTATCAGTACAGTACTAGACTCAGCCATCGGCTGCTCATTATTAAGAACCTTAGAAATAGGGGAGAGCTTTACATCCTTAGATTTGAAAGTAAATTTCTTGTGTAAGATTACTGCTGATTCACCTACTTTAAAGACTTAA